In the Microcebus murinus isolate Inina chromosome 14, M.murinus_Inina_mat1.0, whole genome shotgun sequence genome, one interval contains:
- the SFXN2 gene encoding sideroflexin-2, with protein sequence MEADLSSFDIDAPRWDQGTFLGRVKHFFNITDPRTVFVPEQKLDWAKAMVEKSRMGVVPPGTQVEQLLYAKKLYDSAFHPDTGEKMNVIGRMSFQVPGGMIITGFMLQFYRTMPAVIFWQWVNQSFNALVNYTNRNAASPTSVRQMALSYFTATTTAVATAVGMNMLTKRAPPLVGRWVPFAAVAAANCVNIPMMRQQELIQGICVKDRNHKEIGHSQRAAAIGITQVVISRITMAAPGMILLPVIMERLEKLRFMQKVKVLHAPLQVMLSGCFLIFMVPVACGLFPQRCELSVSYLEPELQDTIKAKYGELLPYVYFNKGL encoded by the exons ATGGAGGCCGACCTGTCTAGCTTTGACATCGATGCCCCCCGTTGGGACCAGGGCACTTTCTTGGGGCGAGTGAAACACTTCTTCAACATCACGGACCCCCGCACCGTGTTTGTACCAGAGCAGAAGTTGGACTGGGCCAAAGCGATGGTGGAGAAGAGCAG GATGGGGGTCGTGCCCCCAGGCACCCAAGTGGAACAGCTACTGTATGCCAAGAAGCTGTATGACTCAGCCTTCCACCCTGACACCGGGGAGAAGATGAATGTCATTGGGCGCATGTCCTTCCAGGTCCCTGGCGGCATGATCATCACAGGGTTCATGCTCCAGTTCTACAG GACGATGCCGGCGGTGATCTTCTGGCAGTGGGTGAACCAGTCCTTTAATGCCTTGGTCAACTACACCAACAGGAATGCAGCCTCCCCGACATCAGTCAG GCAGATGGCCCTTTCCTACTTCACAGCCACAACCACTGCCGTGGCCACTGCTGTGGGCATGAACATGTTGACCAAG AGAGCACCACCCTTGGTGGGCCGCTGGGTGCCCTTTGCCGCCGTGGCTGCAGCTAACTGCGTCAACATCCCGATGATGCGGCAGCA GGAACTCATCCAGGGCATCTGCGTGAAGGACAGAAATCACAAGGAGATTGGTCACTCCCAG AGAGCTGCCGCCATAGGCATCACCCAAGTAGTTATTTCTCGAATCACCATGGCAGCTCCTGGCATGA TCTTGCTGCCAGTCATCATGGAAAGGCTGGAGAAGCTGCGCTTCATGCAG AAAGTCAAGGTCCTGCATGCCCCATTGCAGGTCATGCTGTCTGGGTGCTT CCTCATCTTCATGGTGCCAGTGGCATGTGGGCTCTTCCCACAGAGATG tGAATTGTCAGTTTCCTATCTGGAACCAGAGCTCCAAGACACCATCAAGGCCAAGTATGGAGAACTTTTGCCTTATGTCTACTTCAATAAGGGTCTCTAA